The Deltaproteobacteria bacterium DNA window TGCTGTATGCCGACCTCACGATAGTCGGCCCAGGGATCGACCAGCGCCGGCACTCTGCGCATCTGTTTGCGGCAGAGATCGAGAACGGGCTGCGACACGCGCGTAATCTCCGGGTAACCCATGGCGCGGAACACTTCGTTTTCATCCAGCTCGACGCCGTAGTCTTTCAGCAGCTTCTGCATTGGCGGTCGTAACAAGCATAGCCTAACCAATTCCAAGCGGGCGAGCCAAGCACCGAATCCGGGGGCGCGGCTACCGGCGCCGTGCTTGGAGGGCGACTGGCGGCCGTGCTAGAAGCACGGCCATGGAGCCTGCACGGCGGCGCGCGACGTATGACGACGTGCTCAATGCCCCCGAGCAGGTAGTGGCGGAGATTATCGACGGCGAGCTATACACCAGCCCGCGGCCGGCATCACCGCACGCGGTGGCAGCATCGGGAATCGGCGCTGACCTGTTCGGTCCGTTTCACCGTTCGCTGGGAGATCCGGCGGGGCCGGGTGGGTGGTGGATCTTGCACGAGCCCGAGCTCCACCTCGGTTCCGAGGTGGTCGTTCCGGATCTGGCCGGCTGGCGCTGCGAGCGCATGCCGCGGCTAGCCAATGTTCCGTACTTCACCCAAGCGCCCGACTGGATCTGCGAGCTGGTGTCGCCCTCAACCGGCCGCTTGGACCGCGTGCGTAAGATGCGCATCTACGCGCGCGAGCCGGTGGCGCATGCCTGGCTGGTCGATCCGCTGCAGAAGACGCTCGATATCTACCGCCTCGAGGCCAGTCACTGGGTGGTGGCAAGCACGCACGGCGGCGACGAGCTGGTGCGCGCCGAGCCGTTTGCCGCCGTCGAGCTGCAGCTCGCACGCTGGTGGCTGGAACCCTGAAACCGTATTCCAGGGCCGAGGCACCGGAAGCACCGTTTGCGTACCCGCGTCAAGATTGCACTTCATCCGCTAGGTAAGACGATCGCGGTCGCGGCCGGCACCTCACTGCGCTCCGTCCTCCATCAATACGGCGTCGAGTTTCCCTGTGGTGGCCATGGACGCTGCGCGGCGTGCCGGGTCAAACTGATCGACGGTAGCCTTGCGGCCACCGCGGAGCAGGCCGAGATCCTGTCGGGGCAGGAACTCGCGCAAGGCTGGCGCCTCGCATGCCGGTGCACGGCACAGAGCGATCTCACCCTGGAAGTCGGGCAGTGGGAGGAGGTGATACTCGCGGATCACAGCACGTTCGATTTCACTCCGGCCGAGGGTCTGGGCATTGCCGTCGATCTGGGCACCACGACCATCGTGGCCCAGCTGCTTGACCGCGAGAGCGGGCACGTGCTCGGGGTCCGCACGGCGCTCAATCCCCAGAGCCTCTACGGCGCCGACGTCATGAACCGGATCCATGCGGTCTTGACCGACGCCAGAGGGGGAGAGCTGGCGCGGTCGGTCCGCCGCACCATCGGCCGGCTGTGCGCGCAGCTGCTGCGGCCAATCCCCGACCGGTCTCGTCTACGAACCGTCGTACTCGCCGGCAATACGGTCATGCACCACCTCTTCTGCGGGCTCGACGTCACGCCCTTGTCGCGCGCCCCGTTCGAGCCGCTGGAGACGGGCCTGCAGGTTTTCCGGCCTCGAGAACTACGATGGGCAATCGCCGGCGACATAACAGTGTGTTTTCTCCCATGCATCGGTGGTTTTGTCGGCAGCGACATCCTCTGCGGCCTGCTCGCCACCCAGATGCACCAACGCCAGTCGCCGATCATCCTGGTTGATCTCGGCACCAACGGCGAGATCGTGGTCGGCAACCGCCAGCGCATGCTGTGCGCCTCCACCGCCGCCGGTCCCGCCTTCGAAGGTGGGCGCATCGCCATGGGCATGCGCGCCACCACCGGTGCGATCAGCGAGGTCTGGAGCGAGCACGGCGGCTTGCGCTGCCGCGTCATCGGCGACGGCGCCGCCCGCGGGCTGTGCGGCAGCGGCGTGGTCGATGCCGTTGCCGCCGGCCTCGATCTCGGCCTCATCGAGCCGAGCGGGCGTTTGGCCGACCCGGCTCAGCCGCTGGTCT harbors:
- a CDS encoding DUF4445 domain-containing protein, with translation MRTRVKIALHPLGKTIAVAAGTSLRSVLHQYGVEFPCGGHGRCAACRVKLIDGSLAATAEQAEILSGQELAQGWRLACRCTAQSDLTLEVGQWEEVILADHSTFDFTPAEGLGIAVDLGTTTIVAQLLDRESGHVLGVRTALNPQSLYGADVMNRIHAVLTDARGGELARSVRRTIGRLCAQLLRPIPDRSRLRTVVLAGNTVMHHLFCGLDVTPLSRAPFEPLETGLQVFRPRELRWAIAGDITVCFLPCIGGFVGSDILCGLLATQMHQRQSPIILVDLGTNGEIVVGNRQRMLCASTAAGPAFEGGRIAMGMRATTGAISEVWSEHGGLRCRVIGDGAARGLCGSGVVDAVAAGLDLGLIEPSGRLADPAQPLVLAEPVSLTQSDIRQLQLAKAAVAAGITILRRRFGATASGSLPIYLAGAFGNYVNKRSARRIGLIPAAQDQIEPAGNTALLGAKMAIFGDPKRNEFSELRSRIEHVPLALDPSFQEIFVNETVFPG
- a CDS encoding Uma2 family endonuclease — translated: MEPARRRATYDDVLNAPEQVVAEIIDGELYTSPRPASPHAVAASGIGADLFGPFHRSLGDPAGPGGWWILHEPELHLGSEVVVPDLAGWRCERMPRLANVPYFTQAPDWICELVSPSTGRLDRVRKMRIYAREPVAHAWLVDPLQKTLDIYRLEASHWVVASTHGGDELVRAEPFAAVELQLARWWLEP